The following are encoded in a window of Pseudomonas sp. JQ170C genomic DNA:
- a CDS encoding SufE family protein translates to MSLPESAQEALVSFEQAAGWEQRARLLMQWGERLVALSDEEKSEANRVHGCESQVWLVAEQHEGQWRFKGASDARIIRGLLALLLVRVEGLSSTELAQLDLPAWFHQLGLGRQLSPSRSNGLNAVLQRMAQLAAGT, encoded by the coding sequence ATGAGCCTGCCCGAAAGCGCACAAGAGGCCCTTGTCAGCTTTGAGCAGGCGGCCGGCTGGGAACAACGGGCTCGCCTACTGATGCAATGGGGCGAGCGGCTGGTAGCGTTGAGTGACGAGGAAAAATCCGAGGCCAATCGCGTTCACGGTTGCGAAAGCCAGGTCTGGCTGGTGGCTGAACAACACGAGGGGCAATGGCGCTTCAAGGGTGCCAGCGATGCGCGGATCATCCGCGGCCTGCTGGCACTGCTGCTGGTGCGGGTCGAAGGCCTGTCCAGCACTGAACTGGCGCAGCTCGACCTGCCCGCCTGGTTCCATCAACTGGGCCTGGGCCGCCAGCTCTCCCCCTCGCGCAGCAACGGCCTGAACGCCGTGCTGCAGCGCATGGCTCAGCTCGCCGCCGGCACTTGA
- a CDS encoding aminotransferase class V-fold PLP-dependent enzyme, with protein sequence MFQPSPWRADFPAIAALQRQHQTYLDSAATTQKPQILLDALSHYYGHGAANVHRAQHLPGALATQAFERSREKVAGWLNAGDTQNIVFTHGATSALNLLAYGLEGQFEPGDEIAISALEHHANLLPWQQLAHRRGLKLVILPLDGRGLIDLEVALQLIGPRTRVLAVSQLSNVLGAWQPLAPLLDHARAQGALTVVDGAQGVVHGRQDMQQLGCDFYVFSSHKLYGPDGVGVLYGRSEALARLRHWQFGGEMVQIADYHSASFRPAPLGFEAGTPPIAGVIGLGASLDYLAGLDPSAVAEHEAGLHRHLLRGLNDREGIRLLGQPQLALASFVVEGVHNADLAHMLTEQGIAVRAGHHCAMPLLKSLGLDGAIRVSLALYNDSDDLQRFFEALDQALELLR encoded by the coding sequence ATGTTCCAGCCCTCCCCGTGGCGTGCTGACTTTCCAGCCATCGCCGCCTTGCAACGCCAGCACCAGACCTACCTGGACAGCGCTGCCACCACGCAAAAACCACAAATCCTGCTCGATGCCCTGAGCCATTATTACGGCCACGGCGCCGCCAATGTGCACCGTGCCCAACACCTGCCCGGCGCCCTGGCTACCCAGGCGTTCGAGCGCAGCCGGGAAAAGGTCGCCGGCTGGCTGAATGCCGGCGACACCCAGAACATCGTCTTCACCCATGGCGCCACATCGGCCCTGAACCTGCTGGCTTATGGCCTTGAGGGGCAGTTCGAGCCCGGTGACGAAATAGCCATCAGCGCCCTGGAACACCACGCCAACTTGCTGCCCTGGCAACAGCTGGCCCATCGTCGCGGCCTCAAGCTGGTGATCCTGCCACTGGACGGTCGCGGCCTGATCGACCTGGAAGTCGCACTTCAGCTGATTGGCCCACGCACCCGAGTGCTGGCGGTAAGCCAGCTGTCCAATGTGCTGGGCGCCTGGCAGCCCCTCGCACCGCTGTTGGACCACGCCCGCGCCCAAGGCGCGCTGACCGTTGTCGACGGCGCCCAAGGGGTAGTGCATGGACGTCAGGACATGCAGCAACTGGGCTGCGACTTTTATGTATTTTCCAGCCACAAACTCTATGGCCCCGACGGCGTCGGCGTGCTTTACGGCCGCAGCGAAGCCCTGGCGCGCCTGCGCCATTGGCAGTTCGGCGGCGAGATGGTCCAGATAGCCGACTACCACAGCGCCAGCTTTCGCCCGGCGCCCCTGGGTTTCGAGGCCGGCACACCGCCGATTGCCGGCGTCATTGGCCTGGGCGCCAGCCTCGACTACCTGGCCGGGCTTGATCCGAGCGCAGTGGCCGAACACGAAGCCGGCCTGCATCGCCATCTGCTGCGCGGCCTCAATGATCGCGAAGGCATCCGCCTGCTGGGCCAGCCGCAACTGGCCCTGGCCAGTTTCGTGGTCGAAGGCGTCCACAACGCCGACCTGGCGCATATGCTGACCGAACAAGGCATCGCCGTCCGCGCCGGGCATCACTGCGCCATGCCGCTGCTTAAAAGCCTTGGGCTGGACGGTGCCATCCGCGTTTCCCTTGCGCTTTACAACGATTCCGATGACTTGCAGCGCTTCTTCGAGGCACTGGATCAAGCCCTGGAGTTGCTGCGATGA
- the dapD gene encoding 2,3,4,5-tetrahydropyridine-2,6-dicarboxylate N-succinyltransferase — MSTTLFSLAFGVGTQNRQGAWLEVFYAQPLVNPSAELVAAISPVLGYEGGNQAIAFSNTQAAQLADALKGVDAAQAALLTRLAESNKPLVATLLAEDAALTSTPEAYLKLHLLSHRLVKPHGLSLAGIFPLLPNVAWTSQGAVDLAELAEQQLEARLKGELLEVFSVDKFPKMTDYVVPAGVRIADSARVRLGAYIGEGTTIMHEGFVNFNAGTEGPGMIEGRVSAGVFVGKGSDLGGGCSTMGTLSGGGNIIIKVGEGCLIGANAGIGIPLGDRNTVEAGLYITAGTKVALLDEQNQLVKVVKARDLAGQTDLLFRRNSVTGAVECKTHKSAIELNEALHAHN, encoded by the coding sequence ATGTCCACTACCCTGTTCAGCCTGGCCTTCGGTGTCGGCACTCAAAACCGTCAAGGCGCCTGGCTGGAAGTCTTCTATGCACAGCCACTGGTCAATCCGAGCGCCGAGCTGGTTGCCGCCATCTCGCCAGTGCTGGGTTATGAAGGTGGCAACCAGGCCATCGCTTTCAGCAACACCCAGGCCGCCCAGCTGGCCGATGCCCTCAAGGGTGTCGACGCCGCCCAGGCCGCCCTGCTGACCCGCCTGGCCGAAAGCAACAAGCCACTGGTCGCTACCCTGCTGGCCGAAGATGCCGCCCTGACCTCCACCCCAGAGGCCTACCTGAAGCTGCACCTGCTCTCGCACCGCCTGGTCAAGCCGCACGGCCTGAGCCTGGCCGGCATCTTCCCGCTGCTGCCGAACGTGGCCTGGACCAGCCAGGGCGCCGTCGATCTGGCAGAGCTGGCCGAACAGCAACTCGAAGCCCGCCTGAAGGGCGAACTGCTGGAAGTGTTCTCGGTCGACAAGTTCCCGAAAATGACCGACTACGTCGTGCCGGCAGGCGTGCGTATCGCCGACAGCGCCCGCGTACGCCTGGGTGCCTACATCGGTGAAGGCACCACCATCATGCACGAAGGCTTCGTCAACTTTAACGCCGGTACTGAAGGCCCAGGCATGATCGAAGGCCGCGTTTCTGCGGGCGTCTTCGTCGGCAAGGGTTCGGACCTGGGCGGCGGCTGCTCGACCATGGGTACCCTGTCGGGCGGCGGCAACATCATCATCAAGGTCGGCGAAGGCTGCCTGATCGGCGCCAACGCCGGTATCGGCATCCCGCTGGGTGACCGCAACACCGTCGAAGCCGGCCTGTACATCACTGCCGGTACCAAGGTGGCCCTGCTCGACGAGCAGAACCAGCTGGTCAAGGTAGTCAAGGCTCGCGATCTGGCTGGCCAGACCGACCTGCTGTTCCGCCGCAACTCGGTCACCGGCGCAGTAGAGTGCAAGACGCACAAGTCGGCCATCGAGCTGAACGAAGCGCTGCACGCTCACAACTAA
- a CDS encoding ArsC family reductase, translating to MINRDKPLHLYGIKACDTMKKARTWLEDKGLGYDFHDYKTQGIDRDSLNRWCNEHGWETVLNRAGTTFRKLDDAQKADLDQAKAIELMLAQPSMIKRPVLDLGERTLVGFKPDLYAAALQ from the coding sequence ATGATCAACCGCGACAAGCCATTGCACCTTTATGGAATCAAGGCCTGTGACACCATGAAGAAAGCCCGTACCTGGCTGGAAGACAAAGGCCTGGGCTACGACTTTCACGACTACAAGACCCAAGGCATTGACCGTGACAGCCTGAACCGCTGGTGCAACGAACACGGCTGGGAAACTGTCCTCAACCGTGCCGGCACTACCTTCCGCAAGCTCGACGACGCTCAGAAGGCCGACCTCGACCAGGCCAAGGCCATCGAACTGATGCTGGCCCAACCGTCGATGATCAAGCGCCCGGTGCTCGATCTCGGCGAGCGGACCCTGGTGGGCTTCAAGCCCGACCTGTACGCAGCCGCCCTTCAATAA
- a CDS encoding Na+/H+ antiporter, translating into MQSAYTVLILLMLVSVSKLVGRVIPLPLPLVQIGAGALLAWPTLGLHVALDPELFLFLFLPPLLFADGWRMPKRDLWRLRGPILTLAVGLVLFTVVGAGYFIHWILPSIPLPVAFALAAVLSPTDAVAVSAITQDRLPTPLMHMLQGEALMNDATGLVTFKFALVAAITGAFSLAQASLTFVLVAVGGLAIGVALSWLVGRLRAWMIARGWDDPATHVVFMLLLPFAAYVLAERLGASGILSAVAAGMMQSWLDLLPRQTSTRLLNRSVWSLLEFSFNGLIFLLLGLQLPDIIKAVTSHEASLWPTLLWRCLDVVAIFAMLVVLRFVWVQGVWRLIGMIRRWRGKKDLVEVPNARSCWLLTLGGVRGAVTLAGVMSVPLLISTGTAFPERDLLIFIAAGVILLSLVSACIALPVLLRGVPKSPDDTLRQEAKEAWRRTAEAAIHALEAEELAEPGAPQDAAQAALAAELKARLMAEYRHQLDTFNDNAEAQALAEQMDQLERRLRLRALRAQRLELYKLHRHHQVGDDVVREVLGELDLSEANLGAVK; encoded by the coding sequence ATGCAATCAGCCTACACCGTTCTCATCCTGCTGATGCTGGTGAGTGTCTCCAAACTCGTGGGTCGGGTAATCCCGTTGCCGCTGCCGCTGGTGCAGATTGGCGCCGGCGCTTTGCTGGCATGGCCGACCCTGGGGCTGCACGTAGCGCTGGACCCGGAACTGTTCCTCTTCCTGTTCCTGCCGCCGTTGCTGTTTGCCGATGGCTGGCGCATGCCCAAGCGTGATCTGTGGCGCCTGCGTGGGCCGATCCTGACACTGGCGGTAGGCCTGGTGCTGTTTACCGTGGTGGGTGCCGGGTACTTCATTCACTGGATTTTGCCGAGCATCCCGCTGCCGGTGGCCTTTGCCCTGGCCGCGGTGCTGTCGCCAACCGACGCCGTAGCGGTATCGGCCATTACCCAGGACCGCCTGCCGACGCCCTTGATGCACATGCTTCAGGGCGAAGCCTTGATGAACGATGCAACGGGCCTGGTGACCTTCAAGTTCGCCCTGGTGGCGGCGATTACCGGGGCGTTCTCGCTGGCCCAGGCCAGCCTCACCTTCGTGCTGGTGGCAGTCGGTGGCCTGGCGATCGGTGTCGCGCTCAGTTGGCTGGTAGGGCGCTTGCGCGCCTGGATGATCGCCCGCGGTTGGGATGATCCGGCCACCCACGTGGTGTTCATGTTGCTGCTGCCGTTTGCCGCCTATGTGTTGGCCGAGCGCCTTGGCGCCTCCGGGATTCTCTCGGCGGTGGCGGCGGGGATGATGCAGAGCTGGCTCGACTTGCTGCCGCGCCAGACCAGCACCCGCCTGCTCAATCGCAGTGTCTGGTCGCTGCTGGAGTTCAGCTTCAACGGCTTGATCTTCCTGCTGCTGGGCCTGCAGTTGCCGGACATCATCAAGGCGGTCACCAGCCATGAGGCGTCGTTGTGGCCAACCCTGCTGTGGCGGTGCCTGGATGTGGTGGCGATCTTTGCGATGCTGGTGGTGCTGCGTTTTGTCTGGGTGCAGGGCGTATGGCGCCTGATCGGCATGATCCGGCGTTGGCGCGGCAAGAAGGATCTGGTGGAGGTGCCAAATGCACGGTCCTGCTGGCTGTTGACCCTCGGCGGCGTGCGCGGGGCCGTGACGCTGGCCGGTGTCATGTCGGTGCCGCTGCTGATCAGCACCGGCACTGCATTCCCGGAGCGGGACCTGCTGATCTTCATCGCCGCGGGCGTCATTTTGCTTTCACTGGTCTCGGCCTGTATCGCCCTGCCGGTTTTGTTGCGTGGGGTGCCCAAGAGTCCGGATGACACCTTGCGCCAGGAAGCCAAGGAAGCCTGGCGGCGTACGGCCGAAGCTGCGATTCATGCCCTGGAGGCCGAAGAACTGGCCGAGCCTGGAGCCCCTCAGGACGCGGCGCAGGCAGCGCTGGCGGCGGAGCTCAAGGCGCGCCTGATGGCCGAGTACCGGCATCAACTGGATACGTTCAATGACAATGCCGAGGCGCAGGCCCTGGCCGAACAGATGGACCAATTGGAGCGGCGCTTGCGGTTGCGTGCGCTGCGGGCGCAGCGGCTGGAGTTGTACAAGCTGCATCGACATCACCAAGTGGGCGATGACGTGGTACGCGAGGTGCTGGGGGAGCTGGATTTGAGCGAGGCAAACCTGGGGGCGGTGAAATGA